From one Gossypium hirsutum isolate 1008001.06 chromosome D08, Gossypium_hirsutum_v2.1, whole genome shotgun sequence genomic stretch:
- the LOC107900786 gene encoding uncharacterized protein, whose translation MRCKEHLIDLSSSVGVCATCLRDRLLAVVAAQAQAHLARAAESRRKPDPPPLVFPRSVSPYVSRRKFDDDGDNWIHHQRFYSTPQVGPTYGATTNGDFEAARSFKKKNRVSLFSNLFRSRSEKFNSDPNVRYRRYLSDEPSSSSSSPSWFSAFFAVRRKKQQFSRTTHVEEFGQFGTGDRKSYRITDRGMSPVIVADTGDGCDRLPSGLSPEASPRWKRTPTAARSGVKNVSGLAFCMSPLVRASPNRHWNQKGGLPPDISFTGDSRPTMIPQLATAAGFSANRSRKLADTETVNYNR comes from the coding sequence ATGAGGTGTAAGGAACATTTAATTGACCTCAGTAGCAGCGTCGGCGTCTGCGCCACTTGTCTCCGGGATCGTCTTCTTGCGGTCGTCGCCGCTCAGGCTCAGGCTCACTTAGCACGCGCTGCTGAGAGTCGTCGGAAACCTGACCCGCCGCCGTTGGTTTTCCCTCGGTCCGTTTCTCCTTACGTCAGTCGACGGAAATTTGACGACGACGGTGACAATTGGATCCACCACCAGCGATTCTACAGCACTCCTCAGGTGGGTCCTACCTACGGAGCCACGACCAACGGGGATTTCGAAGCGGCCAGATCATTCAAGAAGAAAAACAGGGTCTCGCTTTTTTCGAATCTGTTCAGGTCGAGATCCGAGAAATTTAATTCGGATCCTAACGTTCGTTATCGTCGGTACTTGTCAGATGAACCGTCCTCGTCCTCGTCATCTCCGTCTTGGTTCTCGGCATTCTTTGCTGTTCGTCGAAAAAAGCAGCAATTTTCGAGGACAACTCATGTAGAAGAATTCGGCCAATTCGGTACCGGGGATAGGAAATCATACAGGATCACAGATCGAGGAATGTCGCCGGTGATTGTAGCAGATACGGGGGATGGGTGTGATCGATTACCGTCGGGACTCTCGCCAGAAGCTTCCCCACGGTGGAAGAGGACACCGACGGCGGCGAGGAGCGGGGTAAAGAACGTATCGGGATTAGCTTTTTGCATGAGCCCGCTGGTGAGGGCGAGTCCGAATCGGCACTGGAACCAGAAGGGCGGTTTGCCGCCTGACATATCATTTACCGGCGATAGTAGGCCGACAATGATACCCCAGCTAGCCACCGCAGCGGGGTTTTCCGCTAATAGGTCGAGGAAGCTTGCTGATACGGAAACAGTCAATTACAACCGTTAA
- the LOC107900784 gene encoding pheophytinase, chloroplastic, translating into MEVISYNSPRCCNLNRRLVVKKSSSRQQVKIPLCRKHRILCTRVQFRSGSLGLPNKHHLFLKNVYHGKGSRPFKPLEGFNNVDSKVLSGNYNGYVIGSEDEMGRMSETGESVTKVLIPGLPVESNGECGARISSCFWQWKPKFNVHYEKSGAENVNSPPLLFLPGFGVGSFHYENQLKDLGREYRVWAIDFLGQGMSLPFEDPTSPSREEGITEGKDFLWGFGDKTEPWANGLVYSMDLWRDQVRHFIEEVIGEPVYIVGNSLGGFVALYFAACNPQLVKGVTLLNATPFWGFFPNPMKSPRLARIFSWSGTFPLAANVRKLTEFVWQKISDPESIADVLRQVYADHSINVDKVFSHILETTQHPAAAASFASIMFAPQGELSFREALSRCHMNNVPICLMYGKEDPWVKPVWGRQVKKQVPEAPYYEISPAGHCPHDEVPEVVNYLLRGWIKNLESEGAVGLPLLDDMEMESIQNNITRDLEFVREGSKKSVMVRFLGSKFSLWNLIKSSLKSRFGKLETKSP; encoded by the exons ATGGAAGTCATCTCATACAATTCCCCTCGATGCTGTAATTTAAATCGGAGATTGGTGGTAAAGAAAAGTTCAAGTAGACAGCAAGTAAAGATCCCTTTGTGTAGAAAACACAGAATTTTATGTACTAGAGTTCAATTTAGAAGTGGGTCACTGGGTTTACCTAATAAACATCACCTGTTTTTGAAGAATGTTTATCATGGGAAAGGTTCAAGGCCATTCAAGCCTCTTGAAGGGTTTAACAATGTTGATTCAAAGGTCTTGAGTGGGAATTATAATGGTTATGTGATTGGTAGTGAAGATGAGATGGGGAGGATGTCAGAAACTGGGGAATCAGTAACCAAAGTGTTGATTCCAGGGTTGCCTGTTGAGTCCAACGGTGAATGTGGTGCTCGAATAAGCAGTTGTTTCTGGCAGTGGAAGCCCAAATTCAACGTTCATTACGAGAAATCGGGTGCTGAAAACGTGAATTCTCCGCCGCTGCTCTTCCTTCCTGGTTTTGGTGTTGGGTCTTTCCATTATGAAAATCAACTGAAGGATTTAGGCCGTGAGTATAGGGTATGGGCGATCGACTTTCTCGGGCAAGGCATGTCATTGCCTTTTGAAGATCCCACTTCCCCTTCCAGGGAGGAGGGTATCACTGAAGGGAAGGATTTTTTGTGGGGATTTGGGGATAAAACTGAACCATGGGCAAATGGTCTGGTTTACTCCATGGATTTATGGCGGGATCAGGTTCGCCATTTCATAGAAGAG GTCATTGGTGAACCGGTTTACATTGTAGGGAACTCACTCGGAGGATTTGTTGCTCTATACTTTGCTGCATGCAATCCTCAATTAGTGAAGGGTGTTACACTACTTAATGCAACTCCTTTTTGGGGATTTTTTCCTAATCCAATGAAATCTCCGAGGCTAGCTAGGATATTTTCATGGTCCGGAACATTTCCTCTTGCCGCAAACGTTAGGAAGCTGACGGAATTTGT TTGGCAGAAAATAAGTGATCCTGAAAGCATCGCAGATGTACTTAGACAGGTTTATGCAGATCATTCTATAAATGTTGACAAAGTCTTTTCTCATATCCTTGAGACAACACAACACCCTGCTGCTGCAGCATCGTTTGCTTCAATTATGTTTGCTCCTCAAGGAGAGCTGTCTTTCAGGGAGGCTTTATCGAG gTGTCATATGAACAACGTACCTATCTGTCTCATGTATGGAAAAGAAGACCCCTGGGTTAAGCCTGTCTGGGGACGTCAGGTGAAAAAGCAAGTTCCTGAAGCTCCATACTATGAGATCAGCCCAGCCGGTCACTGCCCTCATGATGAAGTTCCTGAG GTGGTGAATTATTTGCTACGAGGATGGATAAAAAACCTGGAATCTGAGGGTGCAGTTGGATTGCCGTTGCTTGATGATATGGAAATGGAAAGCATTCAAAATAACATCACTAGGGACTTGGAATTTGTGAGGGAAGGATCAAAGAAATCCGTGATGGTGAGATTTTTAGGATCCAAATTCTCACTTTGGAACTTGATAAAATCTTCCTTGAAATCTCGCTTTGGCAAGTTAGAAACAAAATCGCCATAG
- the LOC107900785 gene encoding serine/threonine-protein kinase-like protein At3g51990, with translation MGYLSCKAESAVSVISAAKTTQNSSSKAAAADKQEKSIKIQQFDYCDLEAATKGFSDQRLLGKGSHGAVYKAVLRGRHVAIKRPSSRNQETNQEADNEIEILSTIRSPRLVNLLGFSNDAKHRLLVVEFMSNGTLYDVLHSNSSRPLNWGRRIRLALQVAKALETLHSQKPPIIHRDVKSANVLIDRNFNARLGDFGLALRCGVDDYRLRSTPPAGTIGYLDPGYVTPDHLSTKTDVFSFGILLLEIISGRKAIDVAHSPPSIVDWAIPLVKKGNIVAVYDPRILPPKDPIVRKQLAVIAAKCVRSCRERRPAMKEVVGWLTGLSKLVPLHSWNGFNNPCMMVETVGRPVDFRNAQENLDAVHGTLAAKDSRRVYSDLGFRSNLMELMGITSIDGEAKASSSHRFGNKSYGNQVKSRQKNVGNEKGGFGLRRNHSAGESCELFSGKGDGFSQPSFSSLAVGDM, from the coding sequence ATGGGTTACCTTTCTTGCAAAGCAGAATCGGCAGTCTCTGTAATCTCCGCCGCCAAAACGACCCAGAATTCATCTTCGAAAGCTGCCGCCGCCGACAAGCAGGAAAAATCCATCAAGATCCAACAGTTTGATTACTGCGACCTTGAAGCAGCCACCAAGGGCTTCTCTGACCAAAGGCTTCTAGGCAAAGGTAGCCATGGTGCTGTCTACAAGGCTGTTCTCAGGGGACGTCACGTTGCCATCAAGAGACCGTCTTCGAGGAACCAAGAAACCAACCAAGAAGCCGATAACGAGATCGAAATCTTGTCAACGATTCGGAGTCCCAGATTGGTTAATCTTCTTGGCTTTTCTAACGACGCTAAACATCGGTTGTTGGTTGTTGAATTTATGAGTAATGGCACATTGTATGATGTTCTTCACTCTAATTCTTCAAGGCCTTTGAATTGGGGTCGAAGAATTCGATTAGCTTTGCAAGTTGCCAAAGCCTTAGAGACACTTCACTCACAAAAACCTCCAATTATCCATAGGGATGTTAAATCTGCTAATGTGTTGATTGATAGGAATTTCAATGCAAGACTGGGTGATTTTGGGTTGGCACTTAGGTGTGGTGTTGATGATTACAGGCTTAGATCAACCCCACCAGCTGGTACCATTGGGTATCTTGATCCAGGTTATGTGACCCCTGATCATTTGAGTACAAAAACTGATGTTTTTAGCTTTGGGATCTTGTTGTTAGAGATTATAAGTGGTAGGAAAGCTATTGATGTAGCACATTCACCACCTTCTATTGTTGATTGGGCAATCCCTCTTGTAAAGAAAGGGAATATTGTTGCTGTTTATGATCCAAGGATTTTACCTCCTAAGGATCCTATAGTTAGGAAGCAATTGGCTGTCATTGCAGCTAAATGTGTGAGGTCTTGTAGGGAGCGTCGCCCTGCAATGAAAGAGGTGGTCGGTTGGTTAACTGGGTTAAGCAAATTGGTTCCTTTACATTCATGGAATGGTTTCAACAATCCATGTATGATGGTGGAAACAGTGGGGCGTCCGGTCGATTTTAGAAATGCCCAGGAGAACTTGGATGCAGTGCATGGTACGTTGGCTGCCAAGGACTCGCGCAGAGTCTATTCTGATTTAGGCTTTAGGAGTAACTTGATGGAACTTATGGGCATCACCAGCATTGATGGGGAGGCCAAAGCTTCTTCTAGCCATAGATTTGGTAACAAAAGCTACGGTAACCAAGTAAAGAGCCGACAAAAGAATGTTGGAAATGAGAAGGGTGGTTTTGGTTTGAGGAGGAATCATTCAGCTGGTGAAAGCTGTGAACTGTTTTCAGGGAAAGGCGACGGGTTTTCTCAACCTAGTTTCAGTTCTCTGGCTGTAGGTGACATGTAG